A single window of Larimichthys crocea isolate SSNF chromosome XII, L_crocea_2.0, whole genome shotgun sequence DNA harbors:
- the LOC104920972 gene encoding ras-related protein Rab-3A, which yields MASANATYGQKESSDQNFDYMFKILIIGNSSVGKTSFLFRYADDSFTPAFVSTVGIDFKVKTIYRNDKRIKLQIWDTAGQERYRTITTAYYRGAMGFILMYDITNEDSFNAVQDWSTQIKTYSWDNAQVLLVGNKCDMEDERVVAAERGRQLSEQLGFEYFEASAKDNINVKQTFERLVDIICERMTESLDNNDPAVTGAKQGPQLTEQPQRSHQDCAC from the exons ATGGCGTCTGCAAATGCCACATACGGACAGAAGGAGTCCTCGGACCAGAACTTTGattacatgtttaaaatcctCATCATTGGCAACAGCAGCGTAGGAAAGACCTCCTTCCTTTTCCGCTATGCAGACGACTCATTCACGCCAGCCTTCGTCAGCACGGTGGGCATCGACTTCAAGGTGAAGACCATCTACAGGAACGACAAGAGGATAAAGCTGCAGATATGG gACACTGCTGGCCAGGAGCGCTACAGGACAATCACCACAGCTTACTACAGGGGAGCCATGGGCTTCATCCTCATGTATGACATCACCAACGAGGACTCTTTCAACGCTGTTCAAGACTG GTCGACCCAGATCAAGACATACTCGTGGGACAATGCCCAGGTCCTTTTGGTGGGGAACAAGTGTGATATGGAGGATGAACGAGTGGTGGCTGCAGAGAGGGGCCGGCAGCTGTCAGAACAGCTGG GTTTCGAGTACTTTGAGGCGAGCGCTAAAGATAACATTAATGTGAAGCAGACCTTCGAGCGGCTGGTGGACATCATCTGcgagaggatgacagagagtCTGGACAACAACGATCCGGCTGTCACCGGAGCTAAACAGGGGCCACAGCTCACCGAGCAGCCTCAGAGGTCCCATCAGGATTGTGCTTGCTaa